In a genomic window of Anoxybacter fermentans:
- the tagD gene encoding glycerol-3-phosphate cytidylyltransferase, which yields MKRVLTYGTFDLLHYGHINLLRRAKQLGDYLIVGLSTDSFNSIKGKKSYFSYEERKALLESIRYVDLVIPEESWEQKIKDVIEYKVDIFVMGDDWTGKFDFLKEYCEVIYLPRTPGISTTKIKQDFNFKLIR from the coding sequence ATGAAGCGAGTTTTAACGTATGGAACTTTTGATTTACTACATTATGGACACATTAATTTACTTCGTAGAGCTAAACAGTTAGGAGATTATCTAATTGTAGGATTATCAACTGATAGTTTTAATAGCATTAAAGGTAAAAAATCATATTTTTCATATGAAGAGAGGAAGGCATTATTAGAATCAATTAGGTATGTAGATTTAGTAATACCTGAAGAAAGTTGGGAACAAAAGATTAAAGATGTTATAGAATATAAAGTTGATATATTTGTTATGGGAGATGACTGGACTGGGAAGTTTGATTTTTTAAAGGAATATTGTGAAGTTATATATCTTCCAAGAACACCAGGAATATCTACTACTAAAATTAAGCAAGATTTTAATTTTAAATTGATAAGATGA
- the galE gene encoding UDP-glucose 4-epimerase GalE, whose translation MNVLITGGAGYIGSHVVLELSKTNHNIIVYDNLQKGHRGAVLAGKLIVGDLNDTDKLEHVCREYDIQGVMHFAADSLVGESMKDPAKYYKNNVGNAINLLEVMRKNGIKYMVFSSTAAVYGEPDRIPITEETLTNPTNVYGRTKLVIEEMLKDYDRAYGMKFITLRYFNASGADPSGQIGEDHSPETHLIPLVLYTALGKRESISIFGTDYPTRDGTCIRDYIHVSDLAQAHILALEALLAGSESKIYNLGNGEGYSVREVIDMVKKVTGRDFKVNESERRPGDPAILVASSAKARKELGWKPQYGDLQKIIETAWNWHKNNPDGFK comes from the coding sequence ATGAATGTCTTAATTACTGGTGGTGCTGGTTATATAGGAAGTCATGTGGTACTTGAGTTATCTAAAACTAATCATAACATTATAGTATATGATAATTTACAAAAAGGTCATCGTGGGGCAGTGTTAGCTGGCAAGTTAATTGTGGGAGATTTAAATGATACTGACAAATTAGAACATGTCTGTAGGGAATATGATATTCAAGGGGTTATGCACTTTGCAGCAGATAGTTTAGTTGGTGAATCGATGAAAGACCCTGCAAAATATTATAAGAATAATGTAGGAAATGCAATTAATTTACTTGAAGTTATGCGAAAAAATGGAATTAAATATATGGTTTTTTCTTCTACAGCAGCAGTATATGGCGAACCAGATAGAATTCCAATTACTGAAGAAACACTAACAAATCCAACCAATGTTTATGGGAGAACTAAATTAGTAATCGAAGAGATGTTAAAAGATTATGATCGCGCATATGGTATGAAGTTTATTACATTAAGATATTTTAATGCTAGTGGTGCTGATCCATCTGGGCAGATTGGAGAAGATCATTCTCCCGAAACTCATTTAATTCCTTTGGTTCTCTATACTGCATTAGGAAAAAGAGAATCAATAAGTATTTTTGGAACAGATTATCCAACCCGGGATGGTACTTGCATTAGAGATTATATTCATGTTAGCGACCTTGCTCAGGCTCATATCCTTGCATTAGAGGCTTTATTGGCAGGATCAGAAAGTAAAATATATAATCTTGGTAATGGTGAGGGTTATTCGGTTCGAGAAGTAATTGATATGGTTAAAAAAGTAACAGGTCGAGATTTTAAGGTGAATGAATCTGAGAGGAGACCAGGTGATCCTGCCATATTGGTTGCTAGTTCAGCAAAAGCTAGAAAAGAGTTGGGGTGGAAACCGCAATATGGTGACTTACAAAAAATTATTGAAACAGCCTGGAACTGGCATAAGAATAACCCAGACGGTTTTAAATAA
- a CDS encoding capsular polysaccharide biosynthesis protein CapF produces the protein MKILVTGSKGFVGRNLVAELKNKGYTDILEFDRNTDKSLLDKYAKECEFVFHLAGVNRPKNEEEFMEGNFGFTSELLELLKKHNNKAPILITSSIQAERDNPYGRSKKAGEDLVFAYGKETGVRVLVYRLPNLFGKWCRPNYNSVVATFCYNIARNLEIEIHDPNTELTLCYIDDVVNEFISALDGKETRDGDFCKVSKTYKIKLGELAEKIYSFKNNRETLVMPALEDEFDRALYGTYLSYLPKDKFSYKLKKNEDNRGWLAEFIKSQSFGQIFISKTKPGITRGNHWHHTKAEKFLVIQGEAIIRFRKIDSDEVIEYRVSGDIPEVVDIPTGYTHSIENIGEEDVITLFWASEIFNPEKPDTYYLEV, from the coding sequence ATGAAAATATTGGTTACTGGTTCAAAAGGTTTTGTTGGGAGAAATCTTGTAGCAGAATTAAAAAATAAAGGATATACAGATATTCTTGAATTTGATAGAAATACTGATAAGTCTCTTTTAGATAAGTATGCAAAAGAATGTGAATTTGTGTTTCATTTAGCAGGTGTAAATCGCCCAAAAAATGAAGAAGAATTTATGGAAGGAAATTTTGGATTTACTTCAGAGTTATTAGAACTACTAAAAAAACATAATAATAAAGCTCCAATACTCATTACATCATCTATACAAGCTGAAAGGGATAATCCCTATGGAAGAAGCAAAAAAGCAGGGGAAGATTTAGTTTTTGCTTATGGTAAGGAAACAGGTGTAAGAGTATTAGTATATAGATTACCAAATCTTTTTGGTAAATGGTGTAGACCTAATTATAATTCTGTAGTAGCAACATTTTGTTACAATATAGCAAGAAATTTAGAAATTGAAATACATGATCCAAATACAGAACTTACACTATGTTATATAGATGACGTAGTAAACGAATTTATATCTGCTTTAGATGGTAAAGAAACAAGAGATGGTGATTTTTGCAAAGTATCAAAAACATATAAAATTAAATTAGGAGAGCTTGCTGAAAAAATATATTCCTTTAAAAATAATAGAGAAACATTAGTAATGCCAGCTTTAGAAGATGAATTCGACAGAGCATTATATGGTACATATTTATCCTATTTACCGAAAGATAAATTTTCATATAAACTGAAGAAAAATGAAGATAATAGAGGATGGCTTGCAGAATTTATTAAATCTCAAAGCTTTGGTCAAATATTTATTTCTAAAACTAAACCTGGAATCACAAGAGGTAACCATTGGCATCATACAAAAGCTGAAAAATTTCTTGTTATACAAGGTGAAGCTATTATTAGATTTAGAAAAATTGACAGTGATGAAGTAATAGAATACAGAGTAAGTGGTGATATACCTGAAGTTGTTGATATTCCTACGGGATATACACATTCCATTGAAAATATAGGTGAAGAAGATGTTATAACACTTTTCTGGGCAAGTGAAATTTTTAATCCGGAAAAACCAGATACATATTATTTGGAGGTTTAG
- the wecB gene encoding non-hydrolyzing UDP-N-acetylglucosamine 2-epimerase, translated as MEKMKVMTIVGTRPEIIRLSEVIKACDKYFNHVLVHTGQNWDYTLNQVFFEELGLREPDYYLNVAGKHLGETIGNIIAKSYEVLLKEKPDALLILGDTNSALCAIPAKRLKIPIFHMEAGNRCFDQNVPEEINRKIVDHISDINLPYTEHSRRYLLSEGIRKDHIFVTGSPMTEVLYKNKEKIEQSKVLEELGLETGKYILVSAHREENIDNEKNFFSLMNALNQIAEKYQLPIIYSTHPRSWKKIEEREFKFHPLIRQFKPFGFFDYNKLQLNAFCVLSDSGTLSEESAILGFPGVLIRTSTERPEVLDKGTVIIGGITEKDIVQAVELSRAMWENKEKTVLATDYMDDNVSVKVVKIIQSYSKIVDKFVWRK; from the coding sequence ATGGAAAAAATGAAAGTAATGACAATAGTAGGTACAAGACCTGAAATTATAAGATTATCGGAAGTTATTAAAGCATGCGATAAATATTTTAATCATGTATTAGTACATACAGGGCAAAATTGGGATTATACACTTAATCAAGTGTTTTTTGAAGAACTAGGATTAAGAGAACCTGATTATTATTTAAATGTAGCAGGAAAACATTTAGGTGAAACTATAGGGAATATAATTGCAAAATCCTATGAAGTATTATTAAAAGAAAAACCTGATGCACTATTAATACTTGGAGATACAAATTCTGCATTATGTGCAATTCCTGCAAAAAGACTTAAGATACCAATATTCCATATGGAAGCAGGAAATAGATGTTTTGACCAAAATGTACCAGAGGAAATCAATAGAAAGATAGTAGATCATATATCAGATATTAATTTACCTTATACAGAGCATAGTAGAAGATATCTTCTTTCAGAAGGAATAAGAAAAGATCATATATTTGTTACAGGATCGCCTATGACAGAGGTTCTTTATAAGAATAAAGAGAAGATAGAACAGAGTAAAGTACTTGAAGAGCTAGGACTTGAAACAGGAAAATATATATTAGTTTCTGCACATAGAGAAGAGAATATTGATAATGAAAAAAATTTTTTCTCATTAATGAATGCACTTAATCAAATTGCTGAAAAATATCAATTACCAATTATCTACTCTACCCATCCAAGAAGCTGGAAAAAGATTGAGGAGAGAGAATTTAAATTTCATCCATTAATAAGGCAATTTAAACCTTTTGGATTTTTCGATTACAATAAATTACAGTTAAATGCTTTTTGTGTATTATCTGATAGTGGTACATTATCTGAAGAGTCAGCTATACTTGGTTTTCCAGGAGTGTTAATTAGAACATCTACAGAAAGGCCAGAGGTATTAGATAAAGGAACTGTTATAATAGGAGGTATTACTGAGAAGGACATTGTGCAAGCTGTTGAATTAAGTCGAGCAATGTGGGAAAATAAAGAAAAAACTGTTCTTGCAACTGACTATATGGATGATAATGTATCGGTGAAGGTTGTTAAAATTATACAGAGTTATTCAAAGATAGTAGATAAGTTTGTTTGGAGGAAATAA
- a CDS encoding glycosyltransferase, which yields MKVLQINSVCGIGSTGRIATDIHNILIENGHESYIAYGRDEARGCDTSIRIGSKFDNYMHVVKTRLFDKHGFGSRKATAEFLNKVEKLNPDIIHLHNIHGYYINIELLFKYLKKANKPVVWTLHDCWAFTGHCAYFDYVGCDKWKTICYSCPQKKGYPSSILLDNSKNNYNKKKEIFTGVKNMTIVTPSNWLAGLVKQSFLEEYPVKVINNGIDLEVFKPTASNFRKKYNLENKFIILGVASVWEHRKGYKYFIELSKKIKKDEVIVMVGLTEKQKNKLPNNIIGITRTNNVRELVEIYSAADVFINPTLEDNFPTTNLEALACGTPVITFNTGGSKESVDENCGFVVQKGNIDELIYTIRKIKGQSKSSYSRQCVEKAKALYNKKDNFKKYLELYFQIKK from the coding sequence ATGAAAGTATTACAGATTAATTCTGTTTGTGGTATAGGAAGTACTGGGCGAATAGCAACAGATATACATAATATTTTAATAGAAAATGGACATGAAAGCTATATAGCTTATGGTAGAGACGAAGCTCGAGGCTGTGATACTTCGATAAGAATAGGGAGTAAATTCGATAACTATATGCATGTAGTTAAAACTAGATTATTTGATAAACATGGGTTTGGATCAAGAAAAGCCACTGCAGAATTTCTCAATAAAGTTGAGAAATTAAATCCAGATATAATCCATTTACACAATATTCATGGATATTATATAAATATTGAGTTGCTTTTTAAATATTTAAAGAAAGCTAATAAACCAGTTGTTTGGACTCTTCACGATTGCTGGGCTTTTACAGGACATTGTGCATATTTTGATTATGTTGGTTGCGATAAATGGAAAACTATTTGTTATAGTTGTCCTCAAAAGAAAGGTTATCCCTCAAGTATATTATTAGATAACTCAAAAAATAATTATAATAAGAAAAAAGAAATTTTTACAGGAGTTAAAAATATGACCATTGTCACTCCTTCAAATTGGCTTGCAGGTTTAGTTAAACAATCGTTTTTAGAAGAATATCCAGTTAAAGTTATAAATAATGGAATAGATTTAGAAGTTTTCAAACCAACAGCAAGTAATTTTAGAAAAAAATATAATTTGGAAAATAAATTTATAATATTAGGTGTAGCAAGTGTTTGGGAACATAGAAAAGGCTACAAGTACTTTATTGAGTTATCAAAGAAAATAAAAAAAGATGAAGTTATAGTAATGGTAGGATTAACAGAAAAGCAAAAAAATAAACTTCCAAATAATATAATAGGAATAACTAGAACAAATAATGTCAGAGAATTAGTAGAGATTTATTCAGCAGCAGATGTTTTTATAAATCCTACTTTAGAAGACAATTTTCCTACAACTAATCTAGAGGCATTAGCATGTGGTACACCAGTTATTACATTTAATACAGGTGGCAGTAAAGAGAGTGTAGATGAAAACTGTGGCTTTGTTGTACAGAAAGGAAACATAGATGAATTGATATATACTATTAGAAAAATAAAAGGACAAAGTAAATCAAGTTATTCACGACAATGTGTAGAAAAGGCTAAAGCTTTGTATAACAAAAAAGACAATTTTAAGAAATATTTAGAGTTGTATTTTCAGATAAAGAAATGA
- a CDS encoding LicD family protein → MEEVIKIQKQLDKVHRVQLEMALEVKRICDLYNIKYFLIAGTLLGAVRHGGFIPWDDDMDIGMLREDYEKFITIAKTELSSKYVLQTWDEDINFGQPFAKIRKNGTRFVEKNSSKVEGHKGIYIDIFPFDNVPENLIARKVHSIKIYLLKRLIFSKLGYEVWLDGGKIKKIIYKFLYFITKFISINKMKKLLEKEMKKYNTMNTDLIVAIGGSYGYKKESIKREWIKDLTTIKFENKDFLCPKDYHSYLTHFYGDYMKPPPENKRYNRHGIIEIDFGSDEE, encoded by the coding sequence ATGGAAGAGGTTATAAAAATACAAAAACAATTGGATAAAGTGCATAGAGTTCAATTAGAAATGGCGTTAGAAGTAAAAAGAATTTGTGATTTATATAATATAAAATATTTTTTAATAGCGGGTACTTTGCTTGGCGCAGTTAGGCATGGCGGATTTATTCCTTGGGATGATGATATGGATATAGGAATGTTGCGTGAAGATTATGAAAAATTTATAACAATTGCTAAAACAGAACTTTCATCAAAATATGTTTTGCAAACTTGGGATGAAGATATTAATTTTGGTCAACCATTTGCGAAAATAAGGAAAAATGGGACAAGATTTGTTGAGAAAAATTCATCTAAAGTAGAAGGACATAAAGGAATTTATATTGACATATTTCCATTTGATAATGTTCCAGAAAATTTAATTGCAAGAAAAGTTCATAGTATAAAAATTTATTTATTAAAGAGACTTATATTCTCTAAACTTGGATATGAAGTGTGGCTAGACGGTGGAAAAATAAAAAAAATAATTTATAAATTTTTATACTTTATAACTAAATTCATATCAATTAATAAAATGAAAAAATTGTTAGAAAAGGAAATGAAAAAATATAATACTATGAACACTGATTTGATTGTTGCTATCGGAGGTTCATATGGTTATAAAAAAGAAAGTATAAAAAGAGAATGGATTAAGGATTTAACTACTATTAAATTTGAAAATAAAGATTTTCTGTGTCCAAAAGATTATCATAGTTATCTTACGCATTTTTATGGTGATTATATGAAGCCACCACCAGAAAATAAAAGATATAACCGACATGGTATTATAGAAATAGATTTCGGGAGTGATGAAGAATGA
- a CDS encoding glucose-6-phosphate isomerase — MHYYQNKEWQEKMRIRLDVNNMFAAQVGEEHGLTKERIEQLSDQLKAAHEALVKARETSKLGFMELPYNQKEVVEEILAYVEENKGKFENIVVLGIGGSALGMIALQRALNPFYYNESAELRQGRPRLYVLDNVDPEWFGEFLEQVDVKKTLFNVISKSGGTAETMTQYMIIRKHLEDELGEKATDHLVFTTSKDRGNLIKIAKAEGIKTFFIPENVGGRFSVLSPVGLLPAAFVGIDICELLAGAKYMDQICQNEDIWQNPAYLNATLQYLAYQDGKTISVMLPYSSALKDFADWYAQLWAESLGKKLNREGVVVNVGPTPVKALGATDQHSQVQLYMEGPFDKVITFLEVKRFRKEVTIPEGYKEIDGLSYLGGHTMNELITVEKQATEMALTKNNRLNCTIIIPEINAFTVGQLIQLLEVQTAFAGELFNINAFDQPGVELGKNYTYGILGRKGYEQMKEEFESRSEKDTSLII, encoded by the coding sequence ATGCATTACTATCAAAACAAAGAATGGCAAGAAAAGATGAGAATACGTCTGGATGTCAACAACATGTTTGCTGCTCAAGTCGGCGAAGAGCATGGTCTTACAAAAGAAAGAATTGAGCAGTTGAGTGATCAGTTAAAAGCTGCTCATGAGGCTTTAGTTAAAGCCAGAGAGACTAGCAAGTTAGGTTTTATGGAACTTCCCTACAACCAAAAAGAAGTAGTTGAAGAGATTTTAGCTTATGTGGAAGAGAATAAAGGTAAGTTTGAAAATATTGTTGTCCTTGGAATTGGCGGTTCTGCCCTGGGAATGATTGCTTTACAGCGTGCTTTAAACCCTTTCTACTATAACGAAAGTGCAGAATTGCGTCAGGGTAGACCCAGATTATATGTCCTCGATAATGTAGATCCGGAATGGTTTGGAGAATTTCTAGAGCAAGTTGATGTGAAAAAGACACTCTTTAATGTTATCTCTAAATCTGGTGGAACTGCTGAAACCATGACCCAATATATGATTATTAGAAAGCATCTTGAAGATGAGTTGGGTGAGAAAGCCACTGACCATCTGGTCTTTACCACCAGTAAGGATAGAGGAAATTTAATTAAGATAGCGAAAGCTGAGGGAATAAAAACCTTCTTTATTCCGGAAAATGTTGGTGGAAGATTTTCTGTATTAAGTCCTGTAGGATTATTACCAGCAGCATTTGTGGGTATAGATATTTGTGAACTTTTGGCAGGAGCAAAATACATGGATCAGATCTGTCAGAATGAAGATATCTGGCAAAATCCAGCTTATCTCAATGCAACATTGCAATATCTGGCTTATCAGGATGGTAAGACAATCTCAGTTATGCTTCCATATTCTTCAGCTTTAAAAGATTTTGCTGATTGGTATGCTCAACTCTGGGCAGAATCTCTCGGGAAAAAGTTAAATCGAGAAGGCGTGGTTGTAAATGTCGGACCAACCCCAGTAAAAGCTCTGGGAGCAACAGATCAACACTCTCAGGTTCAGTTGTATATGGAAGGTCCTTTTGATAAAGTAATTACTTTCCTTGAAGTTAAACGGTTTAGAAAAGAAGTTACCATTCCCGAAGGTTATAAAGAGATAGATGGATTATCTTATCTTGGTGGCCATACTATGAATGAATTAATTACCGTTGAAAAACAGGCTACCGAAATGGCTTTGACCAAAAACAATCGTTTGAACTGTACTATTATAATTCCAGAAATTAATGCCTTTACAGTAGGTCAGCTTATTCAACTTTTGGAAGTACAAACTGCTTTTGCCGGAGAGCTTTTTAATATCAATGCCTTCGATCAACCAGGTGTTGAACTGGGTAAAAATTATACATACGGAATTTTAGGACGTAAAGGCTATGAACAGATGAAAGAAGAGTTTGAAAGTAGGTCAGAAAAGGATACCTCATTGATCATTTAA
- a CDS encoding IS110 family transposase — MQILHERCCGLDVHKKSITACIITPEGKKIRTFGTMTADILELVDWIKQNKCSCVAMESTGVYWKPIYNLLEVEQIETLVVNARHIKAVPGRKTDVKDAEWIAELLQYGLLKGSYIPSREQRELQELIRYRRSLIDERSREVNRLQKILEGANIKLSSVATDILGKSGRKMLEQIINSDKPDPKIIAQSAKGKLRNKIPLLEKALHGLIGHHQKMILSVQLRHIDFLDQQIEELNLEIERRMRPFEDCLELLDTIPGVGRRIAEQIIAEIGVDMSRFPSSKHLASWAGIAPGNNESAGKRKSGRTTKGNKHLRSTLVEAARSASRTKNTYLSAQYRRLAARRGSNRACIAVAHTILTIVYHILKKKQPYQELGADYFEKRKESKIVNNLIRKLERLGYSISIKKKSA, encoded by the coding sequence ATGCAAATACTTCATGAAAGATGTTGTGGTCTTGATGTCCACAAAAAAAGTATCACTGCCTGCATCATTACTCCTGAAGGCAAAAAGATTAGAACTTTCGGCACCATGACGGCTGATATTTTAGAACTTGTAGACTGGATTAAGCAAAATAAATGCAGCTGTGTGGCAATGGAAAGTACAGGCGTTTATTGGAAACCCATCTACAATCTTTTGGAAGTTGAACAGATTGAAACACTTGTTGTAAATGCCAGACATATCAAGGCGGTTCCAGGGCGAAAGACTGATGTTAAAGATGCTGAATGGATTGCTGAACTTTTGCAATATGGCTTATTAAAAGGCAGCTATATCCCCAGCCGTGAACAAAGAGAACTTCAAGAATTAATTCGCTATCGTCGCAGTTTGATTGATGAACGTTCCAGAGAGGTTAACCGGCTTCAAAAAATTTTAGAAGGTGCTAATATCAAACTTTCTTCTGTCGCTACTGATATTTTGGGCAAATCTGGACGTAAAATGCTTGAACAAATTATCAATAGTGATAAGCCCGATCCAAAAATTATTGCGCAATCAGCAAAAGGTAAACTACGAAATAAAATACCTCTTTTAGAAAAAGCATTACATGGACTTATTGGACATCATCAAAAAATGATTTTATCTGTCCAACTGAGGCATATTGACTTTTTAGATCAACAAATTGAAGAGCTTAATCTTGAAATAGAAAGACGCATGCGCCCTTTTGAAGATTGCCTGGAGCTTTTAGATACTATCCCAGGAGTTGGAAGACGCATTGCTGAACAAATTATTGCAGAAATCGGTGTAGATATGAGTAGATTCCCTTCATCCAAGCATCTGGCATCATGGGCCGGGATAGCTCCAGGCAACAATGAAAGTGCCGGAAAGCGAAAATCCGGACGAACGACAAAAGGAAATAAGCACCTTCGATCAACATTAGTTGAAGCTGCCAGGTCTGCCTCTCGAACAAAAAATACTTATCTTTCCGCCCAATACCGCAGACTTGCCGCCCGCCGCGGGTCTAATCGCGCCTGTATAGCTGTTGCCCACACAATTTTAACAATTGTTTATCACATTTTAAAGAAAAAACAGCCGTATCAAGAACTTGGTGCCGATTATTTTGAAAAAAGAAAGGAAAGTAAAATTGTAAATAACTTGATTCGTAAATTAGAAAGATTAGGCTATAGTATTAGCATTAAGAAAAAAAGTGCATAA
- the murJ gene encoding murein biosynthesis integral membrane protein MurJ: MRKTALLLMLITIFSKIFGFARDITLSYFYGASNISDAYLISITIPMVIFSFIGTGISTGYIPMYSKIESNNGVEDANRYTNNLVNILIVICTVIIILGFLFTNQIVKVFASGFEAETLTLAVQFTKISLLGIYFTGLIYIFNGFLQLKGDYTITALVGFPMNFFIILSIFISSKANILVLSIGSVIAIASQLLLVLPFAYKKGYRYKFILNIKDEYIKTMAYIALPIIIGVSVNQINILVDRTLASQIATGGISALNYANRLNGFVQGIFVLSIVTVMYPMISKMVAENNMTGLKKSLAEAISSVNLLVLPATVGAMIFAEPVVRLLFGRGAFDVQAISMTSYALFFYSIGMIGFGLREVLSRAFYSLQDTKTPMINAAIAMVMNIILNIILSKFLGIGGLALATSISAIFCTVLLFISLRKKIGPFGMKHITISFIKVLCASLVMGLIAKISYNILLNYIGANLSLLTSIGIGAIVYFIIIYFMKIEEVDIIVIALKKKLKRSTANT, from the coding sequence ATGAGAAAAACTGCATTACTTTTAATGTTAATAACCATATTCTCTAAAATATTTGGATTTGCTAGGGATATAACCCTTTCATATTTTTATGGGGCATCAAACATTAGTGATGCCTATTTAATATCTATTACAATACCCATGGTTATTTTTTCTTTCATAGGAACAGGTATATCTACAGGTTATATTCCTATGTATAGTAAAATAGAAAGTAACAATGGAGTGGAAGATGCTAACAGATATACTAACAATCTGGTAAACATATTAATAGTTATATGTACTGTTATAATTATTTTAGGATTTTTATTTACAAATCAAATAGTTAAGGTGTTTGCATCAGGTTTTGAAGCAGAAACTTTAACATTAGCAGTACAGTTTACAAAGATTAGCTTACTAGGCATATATTTTACAGGCCTTATATATATATTCAATGGGTTTCTTCAACTAAAAGGAGACTATACTATAACGGCATTAGTTGGTTTTCCAATGAATTTTTTCATAATATTATCAATATTTATTAGTTCTAAAGCAAATATTTTAGTATTATCAATAGGTAGCGTAATAGCTATCGCATCTCAATTGCTTTTAGTATTACCGTTTGCATATAAAAAAGGATATAGATACAAGTTTATTTTAAATATAAAAGATGAATATATAAAAACCATGGCATATATAGCCCTTCCAATAATAATAGGAGTATCAGTAAATCAAATAAATATCTTAGTAGATAGAACCTTAGCTTCTCAGATAGCTACAGGGGGAATATCAGCTCTTAACTATGCCAATAGGCTTAATGGATTTGTACAAGGTATATTTGTACTATCTATAGTTACTGTTATGTACCCCATGATTTCCAAAATGGTTGCAGAAAATAATATGACCGGACTAAAAAAATCTTTAGCAGAGGCTATAAGTTCTGTCAACTTATTAGTCCTACCAGCTACAGTAGGAGCTATGATATTTGCAGAGCCGGTAGTAAGATTGTTATTTGGAAGAGGTGCATTTGATGTACAAGCTATATCTATGACTTCTTATGCTTTGTTCTTTTATTCTATAGGTATGATTGGTTTTGGTTTAAGGGAAGTTTTATCAAGAGCCTTTTATTCTTTACAAGACACAAAGACACCTATGATTAATGCAGCTATAGCTATGGTTATGAATATCATTTTAAACATAATTTTATCCAAGTTTTTAGGTATAGGTGGACTTGCATTAGCAACAAGTATATCGGCTATATTTTGTACGGTATTATTATTTATTAGTCTAAGAAAGAAAATAGGCCCATTCGGTATGAAGCACATAACCATTTCATTTATAAAAGTCTTATGTGCTTCATTGGTGATGGGGCTTATTGCTAAAATTTCTTACAACATTTTATTAAACTATATAGGTGCTAATTTATCTTTATTAACTTCAATTGGTATAGGTGCAATAGTATACTTTATCATTATTTACTTTATGAAGATAGAAGAAGTGGATATTATAGTGATTGCATTAAAAAAGAAATTAAAAAGAAGTACAGCAAATACATAA